ATCTATAAATAGGGAACAGGTTTTGCAAGACAGGGCACATACATTATCACGATACTTGCAAAGCCTGTAATAGAAAATGGCCAGCAATAATGCCCTGCATGTATTAGTGACTATACTAGCTTTCTCTtacctttttttcttcattgatCTCGCAACTTCAAGTAATTCTTTTAGTCCTTATTGTATGATTAAAGAATGTCTGTCGTTATATGTTTAGGTGGTAAAACCGAGTATCGATACTTATGTGccgtcttttttcttttcgtaACTACAGGGGCTATACTCCTTGACCAAGAAAGTCGACCTATTCCTTCACCAGAAGATACGTTTCAGGTACATTACGATGAAATGGAACGttaactatatttttcatttgattttctgATTTAGTCGATTTCTGTTTTTCACACAGATGAGTAAAGCAGAAAATATGAGGGAAATCATGGACATGGTAGAGGATGAGTTCTTTCGCAGCAGGATGGATCTCGAGATTATCAACAGGGACTATCCTGGATCAGGAGCAAACAACCGTCATACGCCAAATCCACCTGTTAAAGACTAAGTTGTTGAAATTCTAAGCAGAAGCAGCTAATGCTGCTTctgatttatgtaataatatgtATAGCACATTTTGCTTCTAATTAAGCCTCCATCCGTGGGGGCCTAATCGACTACTACTAGCTTTCCTGTATTAAATCTATGAGCAAAACCTCGTACTGCATGTATCACTACTTTCTAGGTCTGGTGTTATTTTAATCTACGTTCATGGTCCGAGGTGGATGGAGCCAATACATGTATCTTAAATGCTCTGGTAAGAGGGTGTGAAGATTGTTATATCAGCTTTGTTAGCATCTCAACTCTTGTCTGTCCACATCAATAAAAGTGTTTCAGTTCTAGTTCGattccctttttccttttggatTGCTTTATAGACTATTTAAGCTTTCAATTTGAGGCATGAACCATAAGGATATCAAGACCTAAAAAAGTGAGAAGTCTTGATGGGATTTCAGCTTCTGAGCAGCGAGCTTCTTCATATATCCATCTTCATGGGACAAGAATTCCTTTTACATCGATCCGTTCTCAAGAACATATTGATCAGAGTAGATTTTTGTCCTTATGACCAGCTTAATAACACACTGTAGTTCCAATGCTGAACAACAAATCACAATCAATCAAATTCAGTTCTAAACCATAATCAGGATATGTAAGAGGTAGAATCAGATTATTATTTAAGACAATTCCAGGGAATAGATTCTCGTTATCATTCACTAAGTGTAAACTTCcttatttcatttatgttAGTCGCTTTGCTCTCCGTGGAATGCATCAATAATAGGATTTGACAGACCAAGATTTATCTACCGAATTTTGACACAATTCATACCATATGACATTGCTGTGAATAGCTTATTATATCATTCCGGGGAAATTGCAGCTATAATCACTCGTACATTTTGTTAAACAATTGCAACATTTTTCATCAGGATAGACGCAATCTCTAAATTTGATTTCGTCGTAGATGGGTGAGTTATCGCACTCATTATGTAGCTAAAATCAAGTTGCTGAAATCTTGAGACTAACTCTGTTCTAGTGACCTCCATGTGTTAGTAAATCTGTGAGGAACAAATCCTGAAACAGCCCTCTAAGACAATTTCAGTCTGCAATGGAGTTTCAGGGTTTCAGAAACCCTCTAAATTCTTACAAGAAACAATATCAGCTGTATGGCAAATCCATGTTCTTGAATCCAATAATGAATCCTATGAAGTTTAGCCTTTTGTGAGAAAGTTAAAAGTGGATCAGGGAATCTAAGATATTGGAATATcttcttaattaattcaaagcaATAAAAAGGAATAGGGCCTCATGTGAACCACCCAAACTATCCACAAACATATAAAAACAGC
The window above is part of the Sesamum indicum cultivar Zhongzhi No. 13 linkage group LG2, S_indicum_v1.0, whole genome shotgun sequence genome. Proteins encoded here:
- the LOC110011595 gene encoding uncharacterized protein LOC110011595 isoform X2 → MASNNALHVLVTILAFSYLFFFIDLATSRAILLDQESRPIPSPEDTFQMSKAENMREIMDMVEDEFFRSRMDLEIINRDYPGSGANNRHTPNPPVKD
- the LOC110011595 gene encoding uncharacterized protein LOC110011595 isoform X1; amino-acid sequence: MASNNALHVLVTILAFSYLFFFIDLATSSNSFSPYWAILLDQESRPIPSPEDTFQMSKAENMREIMDMVEDEFFRSRMDLEIINRDYPGSGANNRHTPNPPVKD